In a genomic window of Pararhizobium gei:
- a CDS encoding flavin reductase translates to MNETMIDARALRDAFGAFPTGVTVVTTHDEAGQPIGFTANSFTSTSLDPPLLLVCLAKTSRNFATMTEAPGFAVNILSETQKDVSNTFARPAADRFASVEWSSVPGGAPVFADVAAWFDCAMEQVVEAGDHVILIGRVKRFGNSGLNGLGYVRGSYFSPALAGKAVSAAAEGEAQLSAVLERDGQVLMLGDDRLSLPTCAMEGSEPAQALSNYLQDLTGLSVSIGFLYSVYESRIDNRQHIVYRASAVAGTPKAGRFVSPAEVPPEACASPATSDILRRFAFESSIGNFGVYFGNEIAGKVHPISRKA, encoded by the coding sequence ATGAACGAGACGATGATTGACGCACGTGCTTTGCGCGATGCCTTCGGCGCGTTCCCAACCGGCGTGACGGTGGTCACCACCCATGACGAAGCAGGCCAGCCGATCGGCTTTACCGCCAATTCCTTCACCTCGACATCGCTCGATCCGCCGCTCTTGCTTGTCTGTCTGGCCAAGACATCGCGCAATTTTGCGACGATGACCGAAGCGCCCGGCTTTGCCGTCAACATCCTGTCGGAAACCCAGAAGGATGTGTCGAATACCTTCGCCCGCCCGGCCGCCGATCGGTTCGCCAGCGTCGAATGGTCGAGTGTGCCGGGTGGAGCGCCGGTCTTTGCCGATGTTGCTGCCTGGTTCGACTGCGCGATGGAACAGGTGGTCGAGGCTGGCGACCATGTCATCCTGATCGGTCGTGTGAAACGCTTCGGAAACAGCGGTCTGAACGGCCTCGGCTATGTCCGGGGCAGCTACTTTTCCCCGGCGCTGGCGGGCAAGGCCGTCTCTGCCGCAGCGGAAGGCGAGGCGCAACTGAGTGCTGTTCTCGAACGCGACGGGCAGGTGCTGATGCTTGGCGATGATCGTCTCAGCCTGCCGACATGCGCCATGGAAGGCAGCGAACCGGCGCAGGCGCTGAGCAACTACCTGCAGGACCTGACCGGCCTGTCAGTGTCGATCGGCTTTCTCTATTCGGTCTATGAAAGCCGGATCGACAACCGGCAGCATATCGTCTATCGCGCGTCCGCCGTCGCCGGAACACCGAAGGCCGGACGCTTTGTCTCACCGGCCGAGGTTCCGCCGGAGGCCTGCGCCAGCCCGGCGACATCAGATATTCTCAGGCGCTTTGCCTTCGAAAGTTCGATCGGCAATTTCGGCGTCTATTTCGGCAATGAAATCGCCGGCAAGGTTCACCCGATATCCAGGAAGGCCTGA
- a CDS encoding ABC transporter permease has protein sequence MLLNFDRLGGWKWALIAITGLTSAFLILPIIFIAALSFGSSQWLIFPPPGWTLKWYAMFFADPRWLEAAGTSFYIAAIVTVLSVLIGMVASFGLVRGRFIGKEGLRALFLTPMILPVVVLAVALYAFFLRVGLNGTVTGFVIAHLVVALPFSILSITNALEGFDRSIEDAAVLCGASPLEAKIRVTLPSIRHGPFSAAVFSFLTSWDEVVLAIFMASPTLQTLPVKIWATLRQDLTPVIAAASTLLIVVTIALMLLVALLRKGLKS, from the coding sequence ATGCTGCTGAACTTCGATCGTCTCGGCGGATGGAAATGGGCGCTCATCGCAATCACCGGCCTGACCTCAGCCTTCCTCATCCTGCCGATCATCTTTATCGCAGCGCTCTCTTTCGGCTCGTCGCAATGGCTGATCTTTCCGCCGCCCGGCTGGACGCTGAAATGGTACGCCATGTTCTTTGCCGATCCGCGTTGGCTGGAAGCTGCCGGCACGAGCTTTTATATCGCAGCCATCGTAACGGTGTTGTCCGTCCTGATCGGTATGGTCGCCTCGTTCGGACTGGTTCGGGGGCGGTTCATCGGCAAGGAGGGGCTTCGGGCCTTGTTCCTGACGCCGATGATCCTGCCGGTGGTTGTGCTTGCGGTTGCGCTCTACGCCTTCTTCCTGCGGGTGGGGCTGAACGGGACCGTCACGGGCTTCGTCATCGCCCATCTGGTCGTGGCGCTGCCATTTTCGATCCTTTCGATCACCAATGCGCTTGAGGGGTTCGACAGGTCGATCGAGGATGCGGCGGTGCTGTGCGGCGCCAGCCCGCTGGAAGCCAAGATCCGCGTCACCCTGCCGTCGATCAGACACGGCCCGTTTTCGGCCGCCGTCTTCTCGTTCCTGACCTCTTGGGACGAGGTGGTGCTGGCGATTTTCATGGCGAGCCCGACGCTACAGACGTTGCCGGTCAAGATCTGGGCGACGCTGCGCCAGGACCTGACGCCGGTGATCGCTGCCGCCTCAACCCTTCTCATCGTCGTCACCATCGCCCTGATGCTGCTGGTCGCGTTGTTGCGCAAAGGACTGAAATCATGA
- a CDS encoding LLM class flavin-dependent oxidoreductase yields the protein MKFSLFVHMERLDAGQDHKSLYEEFVALCEIADKGGMHAIWTGEHHGMDFTIAPNPFITIADLARRTKHARLGTGTVIAPFWHPIKLAGEAAMTDLICDGRLDIGIARGAYSFEYERLLPGLDAWGAGQRMRELIPAVQKLWEGDYAHDGEFYKFPSTTSAPKPIQQHPPIWVAARDPNSHEFAVANGCNVQVTPLWQGDDEVETLMGRFNAACAQNPAIERPKIMLLRHTYVGSDEADIKQAAHEMSVYYNYFFAWFKNEKPIHQGLIERISAEDIAANAMLSGDIMRRNNVVGDADTVIGRLKAYEAMGYDEYSFWIDTGMSFERKKASLERFIADVMPAFAE from the coding sequence ATGAAGTTTTCCCTCTTCGTCCATATGGAACGCCTCGATGCGGGCCAGGATCACAAGAGCCTCTACGAGGAGTTCGTGGCGCTGTGCGAAATCGCCGACAAAGGCGGCATGCATGCCATCTGGACCGGCGAACATCACGGCATGGACTTCACCATCGCGCCCAATCCGTTCATCACCATCGCCGATCTCGCCCGCCGCACCAAGCATGCAAGGCTCGGCACCGGCACGGTGATCGCGCCCTTCTGGCATCCGATCAAATTGGCGGGTGAGGCTGCAATGACCGATCTCATCTGCGACGGCCGGCTGGATATCGGCATCGCGCGCGGCGCCTATTCCTTCGAATATGAACGCCTTCTGCCGGGTCTCGACGCCTGGGGCGCGGGCCAGCGCATGCGCGAGTTGATCCCCGCGGTCCAGAAACTCTGGGAGGGTGACTACGCCCATGACGGCGAATTCTACAAGTTTCCCTCGACCACCTCGGCGCCGAAGCCGATCCAGCAGCATCCGCCGATCTGGGTCGCTGCCCGCGATCCGAACAGCCACGAATTCGCGGTGGCCAATGGTTGCAACGTCCAGGTGACGCCGCTCTGGCAGGGGGACGACGAGGTCGAGACGCTGATGGGCCGTTTCAATGCTGCCTGTGCCCAGAACCCGGCGATCGAACGGCCGAAGATCATGCTTCTGCGCCACACCTATGTCGGCTCCGACGAGGCCGATATCAAGCAGGCCGCGCATGAGATGAGCGTCTACTACAATTACTTTTTCGCGTGGTTCAAGAACGAGAAGCCGATCCACCAGGGCCTGATCGAACGGATCTCCGCCGAGGACATCGCCGCCAATGCCATGTTGTCGGGCGATATCATGCGTCGAAACAACGTCGTCGGCGACGCCGACACCGTCATCGGCCGACTGAAGGCTTACGAGGCCATGGGCTATGACGAATATTCCTTCTGGATCGACACCGGCATGAGTTTCGAGCGCAAGAAGGCTTCGCTCGAACGCTTCATCGCCGACGTCATGCCGGCCTTTGCGGAGTAG
- a CDS encoding NIPSNAP family protein — translation MVYEMRTYRLKNGAIPAYLKVVEDEGIAIQKRHLGELFGYFFSEIGVINEIVHIWAFASLDDREARRAQLLADPAWQAFLPKIRDLIEVAENKILKPAPFSPAGGTRPV, via the coding sequence ATGGTCTACGAGATGCGCACCTACCGGCTGAAGAACGGAGCGATCCCTGCCTATCTCAAGGTGGTGGAAGACGAGGGCATCGCCATCCAGAAGAGGCATCTGGGCGAACTCTTCGGCTATTTCTTCTCGGAAATCGGCGTGATCAACGAGATCGTCCATATCTGGGCCTTCGCCAGCCTGGACGACCGGGAAGCGCGCCGCGCCCAGCTACTGGCAGACCCGGCCTGGCAGGCATTCCTGCCGAAAATCCGCGACCTGATCGAGGTCGCCGAAAACAAGATTTTGAAACCGGCACCCTTTTCACCGGCGGGAGGAACGCGGCCGGTCTGA
- a CDS encoding polyamine ABC transporter substrate-binding protein, whose amino-acid sequence MKNRLIIAAIAATLALSTQVRAEDMVFTSWGGTTQDVQKAAWADKFTEKAGINVLQDGPTDYGKIKAMVEASGVTWDVVDVEGDYAVQAGKAGLLEKLDFAVIDKSKLDPRFVTDYSVGSFYYSFVIGCNKDAVSACPKSWADLFDTAKFPGKRAFYKWSAPGVVEAALLADGVAPDKVYPLDLDRAFKKLDTIKADIIWWTGGAQSQQLLASAEAPFGSFWNGRLTALAATGVTVETSWDQNITAADALVVPKGAKNKDAAMKFIALATSPEAQAEMAKGTGYAPINLDSPKLMDAEVAKTLPDQQTASQVNADMGYWAENRDAIGERWYAWQAK is encoded by the coding sequence ATGAAAAACAGACTGATCATCGCGGCTATCGCCGCAACACTGGCTCTCTCCACGCAGGTCCGTGCCGAAGACATGGTCTTCACAAGCTGGGGCGGCACCACACAGGACGTGCAGAAGGCGGCCTGGGCCGACAAATTCACGGAAAAGGCCGGCATCAACGTGCTGCAGGACGGCCCGACCGACTACGGCAAGATCAAGGCCATGGTCGAAGCATCAGGCGTCACTTGGGACGTCGTCGATGTCGAGGGCGACTATGCGGTGCAGGCCGGCAAGGCCGGACTTCTGGAGAAGCTCGATTTTGCTGTTATCGACAAGAGCAAGCTCGATCCGCGTTTCGTCACCGACTATTCGGTCGGCAGCTTCTACTATTCCTTCGTGATCGGCTGCAACAAGGATGCTGTCTCGGCCTGCCCGAAAAGCTGGGCCGATCTGTTCGACACAGCGAAATTTCCCGGCAAGCGTGCGTTCTACAAATGGTCGGCGCCGGGTGTCGTCGAGGCCGCACTTCTGGCTGATGGCGTTGCGCCGGACAAAGTCTATCCGCTGGATCTCGACCGTGCCTTCAAGAAGCTCGACACGATCAAGGCCGACATCATCTGGTGGACCGGCGGTGCGCAATCCCAGCAACTCCTGGCATCCGCCGAGGCACCATTCGGCTCGTTCTGGAACGGGCGCCTGACGGCGCTTGCGGCGACCGGCGTGACGGTCGAGACCTCATGGGATCAGAACATCACGGCAGCGGACGCCCTGGTCGTGCCGAAGGGTGCGAAGAACAAGGACGCAGCGATGAAGTTCATCGCGCTGGCGACCTCGCCCGAAGCGCAGGCTGAAATGGCGAAGGGCACCGGCTACGCGCCGATCAATCTCGACTCACCGAAACTGATGGATGCCGAGGTCGCCAAGACCCTGCCGGATCAACAAACGGCAAGCCAGGTCAATGCCGACATGGGTTACTGGGCCGAAAATCGCGATGCGATCGGCGAGCGCTGGTACGCCTGGCAGGCAAAATGA
- a CDS encoding aldehyde dehydrogenase produces MQQFQCYIDGRFEEGQARFESVDPATGLSWAEMPESRVADVDRAVTAAHDALYGDGPWPKMTATQRGKLLYKLADLVAANAPRLAEIETRDTGKIIRETSSQIAYVADYYRYYAGLADKIEGAHLPIDKPDMEVWLRREPVGVVAAIVPWNSQLFLAAVKIGPALAAGCTLVVKASEDGPGPLLEFARLVDEAGFPAGVVNILTGFGATCGTALTAHPKVAHIAFTGGAETARHIVRSSAENLASTSLELGGKSPLLVFADADLESAANAQIAGIFAATGQSCVAASRLIVERSVKDRFLDILKTKAEAIRIGSPLDIGTEVGPLATRRQRQHIETLVAASLDAGARLVTGGSAPDGDGYFYRPTILDCDDTSSPSLQKEFFGPVLSVVSFTTEAEALALANDTLYGLASGIFTQNLTRAHRLMKSLHAGVVWVNTYRAVSPIAAFGGSGLSGDGREGGLAAALGYTRTKTVWLRTSDDPIPDPFVMR; encoded by the coding sequence ATGCAGCAATTCCAGTGTTACATCGATGGCCGTTTCGAGGAGGGGCAAGCCCGCTTTGAAAGCGTCGATCCGGCAACCGGGCTTTCCTGGGCGGAAATGCCGGAAAGCCGGGTCGCAGATGTGGACCGCGCGGTCACTGCCGCGCATGACGCGCTGTACGGCGATGGCCCATGGCCGAAAATGACGGCGACGCAGCGCGGCAAGCTGCTCTACAAGCTGGCCGACCTCGTGGCCGCCAACGCGCCGCGACTGGCCGAGATCGAAACGCGCGACACCGGCAAGATCATCCGCGAGACCTCGTCGCAGATCGCCTATGTCGCCGACTACTATCGCTACTATGCCGGGCTTGCCGACAAGATCGAGGGCGCGCACTTGCCGATCGACAAGCCGGATATGGAGGTCTGGCTGCGCCGCGAACCGGTGGGCGTGGTGGCAGCCATCGTGCCGTGGAACAGCCAGTTGTTCCTGGCGGCGGTCAAGATCGGCCCGGCGCTGGCTGCCGGTTGCACGCTGGTTGTCAAGGCTTCGGAAGATGGCCCCGGTCCGCTGCTCGAATTTGCCCGGCTGGTCGATGAAGCCGGATTTCCGGCAGGCGTCGTCAATATCCTGACGGGCTTCGGCGCCACCTGCGGCACGGCGCTGACCGCGCATCCGAAGGTCGCCCATATCGCCTTTACCGGGGGAGCAGAAACTGCGCGCCATATCGTGCGCAGTTCGGCGGAAAACCTTGCCTCCACGTCGCTGGAGCTTGGCGGGAAATCACCACTGCTGGTCTTTGCCGATGCGGATCTGGAAAGTGCTGCTAATGCCCAGATCGCCGGCATCTTCGCGGCCACCGGCCAGAGCTGTGTTGCCGCGTCCCGGCTGATCGTCGAGCGCAGCGTCAAGGACCGGTTTCTCGATATCCTGAAGACCAAGGCCGAGGCGATCCGTATCGGGTCGCCGCTGGACATTGGCACTGAAGTCGGCCCGCTTGCTACCAGACGGCAGCGCCAGCATATCGAAACGCTGGTTGCCGCCTCGCTCGATGCCGGGGCTCGCCTTGTCACCGGCGGCAGCGCTCCGGACGGCGATGGCTATTTCTACCGCCCAACCATTCTCGACTGCGACGATACAAGCTCGCCATCGCTGCAGAAGGAATTCTTCGGGCCCGTTCTGTCCGTCGTTTCGTTCACCACCGAGGCCGAGGCGCTGGCGCTGGCCAACGACACGCTCTACGGTCTTGCCTCCGGCATTTTCACCCAGAACCTAACGCGCGCGCATCGGCTGATGAAGTCGCTGCATGCGGGTGTCGTCTGGGTGAACACCTATCGGGCGGTTTCGCCGATCGCTGCATTTGGCGGCTCGGGCCTTTCCGGCGACGGGCGGGAAGGCGGGCTTGCCGCGGCACTTGGCTATACAAGGACGAAGACGGTCTGGCTGCGCACGTCCGACGATCCGATCCCTGATCCCTTCGTGATGCGGTGA
- a CDS encoding ABC transporter permease, whose amino-acid sequence MNFALTLPALLLLVVFFILPVLSLLLRSVLEPEPGLGNYAALLGSTTYLKIFLNTFVVSALVTVVTLAIGFPVAWALAIMPSRLSSVVFSILLLSMWTNLLTRTYAWMVLLQRTGVINKTLMGLGLISEPLPLVNNLTGVTIGMTYIMLPFIILPLYGVIRKIDPAILQAAALCGATRWQALTRILIPLAAPGMVSGALMVFVMSLGYFVTPSLLGGTANMMLAELIAQFVQSLVNWGMGGAAALVLLVVTLTLYAVQLRLFGTARMEGR is encoded by the coding sequence ATGAATTTCGCCCTGACGCTGCCGGCGCTGCTCCTGCTGGTGGTGTTTTTCATTCTTCCGGTGCTGTCGCTGCTGTTGCGCAGCGTGCTCGAGCCGGAGCCGGGGCTTGGTAACTACGCGGCCCTGCTCGGGTCGACGACCTATCTGAAGATCTTTCTCAACACTTTCGTCGTATCCGCACTTGTCACAGTGGTGACGCTGGCGATCGGGTTTCCCGTCGCCTGGGCGCTGGCGATCATGCCATCGCGACTGTCGTCGGTCGTCTTTTCCATCCTGCTCCTGTCGATGTGGACCAATCTCCTGACCCGCACCTATGCCTGGATGGTGCTGCTGCAGCGTACCGGCGTCATCAACAAGACTCTGATGGGCCTCGGCCTGATCAGCGAGCCGTTGCCGCTGGTAAACAACCTGACCGGCGTGACGATCGGCATGACCTATATCATGCTGCCTTTCATCATCCTGCCGCTCTACGGCGTCATCCGCAAGATCGACCCGGCTATCCTGCAGGCTGCGGCTCTCTGCGGTGCGACCCGCTGGCAGGCGCTGACCCGCATCCTCATTCCGCTGGCAGCACCCGGCATGGTGTCCGGAGCGCTGATGGTCTTCGTCATGTCGCTCGGCTATTTCGTCACGCCGTCGCTGCTCGGCGGGACGGCCAACATGATGCTCGCCGAACTGATCGCGCAGTTCGTGCAGTCTCTGGTCAATTGGGGCATGGGCGGTGCGGCGGCGTTGGTGCTGCTGGTCGTGACGCTCACGCTATACGCGGTCCAGCTTCGGCTGTTCGGCACAGCACGGATGGAGGGACGCTGA